The Fragaria vesca subsp. vesca linkage group LG2, FraVesHawaii_1.0, whole genome shotgun sequence genome includes a window with the following:
- the LOC101306784 gene encoding membrin-11-like translates to MAVERGGGGTLSEIYQSAKKLLLRTRDGLERLERLEYSSGIDSPDLSMSIRNDLSQIQSLCADMDRLWRSVAAKSQRDLWKRKVEQVAEETESLKESLDKYSLRNQRKMNEARERAELLGRANGESSHVIRVFDEEAQAMQSARNSSRMLHEATSVGEAILSKYAGQREHIKRAQRKALDVLNTLGLSNSVLKLIERRHRGDQWIKYAGMILTVVVVFFFWRWTW, encoded by the exons ATGGCGGTGGAAAGAGGAGGAGGAGGGACGCTATCGGAGATATACCAGAGCGCGAAGAAGCTCCTGCTCCGAACGCGAGACGGGCTCGAAAGGCTGGAGAGATTGGAGTACTCGAGCGGCATCGACTCGCCGGACCTTTCCATGTCCATCAGAAACGACCTCTCTCAGATCCAGTCTCTCTGCGCCGATATGGACCGCCTCTGGCGCTCTGTCGCCGCCAAGTCCCAGCGCGATCTCTGGAAACG AAAAGTGGAGCAAGTAGCGGAGGAGACTGAGTCGTTGAAGGAGAGTTTGGATAAGTATAGTTTGAGGAACCAGAGGAAGATGAATGAGGCCAGAGAGAGGGCGGAGTTGCTCGGAAGAGCT AATGGAGAGTCTTCTCATGTTATTAGAGTGTTTGATGAGGAGGCGCAAGCAATGCAGTCGGCTCGCAATTCTTCGCGCATGCTTCATGAGGCTACGTCGGTAGGGGAAGCTATTCTTTCCAAATATGCAGGGCAAAGGGAACACATAAAG AGAGCTCAACGGAAAGCACTCGATGTCCTGAACACATTGGGTCTGTCCAACTCTGTACTGAAGCTTATCGAGAGACGGCACCGTGGTGATCAGTGGATCAAATATGCAGGCATGATTTTGACAGTCGTTGTTGTGTTTTTCTTTTGGAGGTGGACATGGTGA